Proteins encoded by one window of Microaerobacter geothermalis:
- a CDS encoding TRAP transporter small permease, producing MKLFNRILNRLEEIIVIISLAIATTVTFIEVILRYGFGSSLGISQELAIFLLIFTGLIGSSIGVREKVHIGVDLVIKTFPLPLQKIMSIFGLLLSAIFTLIIAILGIMHVQNLVNFGQVTPEMEIPIYVPRMIIPIAFGLITFRFIQEAVKQIKLPPEEIFKEEEGMHQ from the coding sequence ATGAAACTATTCAACAGAATATTAAATCGTTTAGAAGAAATCATCGTAATCATATCATTGGCAATAGCAACAACCGTTACTTTTATTGAAGTTATACTACGGTACGGATTTGGCTCCAGTTTGGGAATATCACAGGAGTTGGCCATTTTTCTTTTAATTTTTACCGGATTAATCGGCTCTTCCATTGGGGTACGGGAGAAGGTTCATATCGGCGTAGATCTTGTCATTAAAACTTTTCCCTTACCTTTACAGAAAATCATGAGTATTTTCGGGTTACTATTAAGTGCAATATTCACATTGATCATTGCCATTTTGGGAATCATGCATGTCCAAAATCTTGTCAATTTTGGTCAAGTCACACCGGAAATGGAGATTCCAATCTACGTTCCAAGAATGATTATTCCCATTGCTTTTGGTTTAATTACTTTTCGTTTTATCCAGGAAGCAGTAAAACAGATAAAATTACCCCCTGAAGAGATATTCAAAGAGGAAGAAGGGATGCATCAATGA